In the Malassezia vespertilionis chromosome 8, complete sequence genome, TTGGTACCTTCGAAGCCAAGGTTCCGTCACCAAGACATTTACGTACGTATGCTCCGCACGCAGCCTTGCTTGCACTTCGGCGAGTGGCTGTGGTGAGCAGAGGACTGCCCACGTACCTGTAAATAGGGGCTGTGGACGACGATGTTGGCAGAACCTGCAAGATACGGTGCAAGCCTGTGGATAATGGAATAGGGCTCGTAAGGACTTGCGACCAACAGACTCTTGTCAGTGATTGCTATAGTGCGAACTTACCCATCGAATTGGCCGTCGAACAGCTGCTGCCGCGTTGCAATAAAGTCTTCAATCCCTGCGCGTTTCTTTCGCGCTCGGTTGCGCTCGCGGTCCGTTTTGTACTCTTTTTTTAGTTCGTCCGCCATATGCGCAGCTGTGTGTCAGCAATGTAGATCGCACGTACGCAGCGGCCATTGCGGCTCTGTCGCCGCCCAATGCATTGTACGAAGCACTCGATCTACGTGCATGGGCGTCAGATTGAATTGGGGCATCAGCTCCAGCGAGGGAGGCGAGTCTGCGTCGTGGATCATGTGCACAGATCCGCAGCCGCCCATACGTTCGAGCACGGCTCCCGTGAGCAGCCCCCCGATCCCGTCCACGACGAGAAAACGCCCGCCGGCTTGAACATTTCCGAATGACAGCACTTGCGATAGTGCATCGGGCCGCATTCCGCGGATCTTGTCCGGATTACGCTCAAAGTTGTACGCACATACATTGTACATgtccggcgcaagcggcgtgaAAAACTGCAAATGTTTCGCTTCTTTGCGTTTCATAATCTTTGACTGACTGTACACGGTACGCTGATCGTAGCTTTTATTCGCCTCCAGTTGTCGCTGGATAATTTCACGGCCCGTGGCACCGGCCTCTTTCATGGCCTTGATATCCTCGTAAGAAAGCAGTTGTGATTCACCATCGTCGTAAATGTTCTCGTTTGTCGCCTCGCTTTCTACAAGCGCCTCTGCTGCCGCACGGCGGAGAATTTCGACCTTGTTGTCAGCCTTGATTTCATAGGTAGggccaaacgcgcgccCGATAATGTCCTCCGCTTGGAACGCGCCGAATTTGCCGATAGAAACGATTTGCCCAGGTTCCAAAACAACCTGCTTCATCACACCGGACGGCAGGCGCAGGATGGTCGGCATGTTTTTTGGTACGAATGCTGTTCTCCGCCGCAATTGCTCGTTGTCCAAGATGGGATGCGGCTCACATCGCATTTTCTTGAGTGGGGGTGTCTCGTCATCCCGTGCGGTTGGAGTAAAGGTATCTACTAGCGTGCTTTCCTGCAGCTCCATTGCAGTGTCCGCCGCAGGATGCACCGTAGCTTGCATAGAGGCCAGCTGGAGCGgcactttttttttggcgcgctcgcaGGATCACGTGGCTTTCGCTACCTCCATGGCAGGCGTCCTCCCCACGGCGGAATGGGAACAAGACCCAGAATTCGAGGTGCGTTGCGGCCTGGAATACTGATAAGTAGAAAGGAATCCAGGCGATTCTTGCGCCAATGATTGCAAGCGGTGCATCGGAGCAGGAACTGAAAGATACAATGGCCAGCGCGAAACAGTATTTCCTCCAGCGAAAGTGCGTACCGCTCTCCGCTCACATCAGGACCGCGGTTGGTGAGCGTGTAGATACGACCACTCAGCAGGCTGAGCAAACGGAAGAGGCAAAAGATACAGAGCAGTATCCACCCTCTTTCAATACGATTGTCGAGCTCATCGCTACGGGACAAGGAGACAAAATTAAGGGCGTGCGTGAGATCCCGTTGAAGATAAACCAAGTTGCCCCTAGCGAATCAAGCTTGGAGCCACCCAAGAAGCCATGGGAATAGTGGCTCCTGCCCCCTCAACTGTACCATCGCGTGTCGCACTCCTCCACATTGCGCGTTGTGAATCACATGACCAAAAAAACCATGTGTCGCCGCCATTTTTACGCATCTCCCGTGCCAAACCGCCAATATGGGGAAAGAAGATTCAATTTCGGATGGCAATACCCCCCATAACGCGTATGAATTAAGCGAATGTATTGAGAAATATCCATATAAGCTTGCTACAGGCGATGCGGATGTGCGTGCACTAGCGCAGACAGCCACCAAGACTTTGTTCGACCACGGTACGTTCTGCCACGCACGCGATACTAACCTGCTAGGAGTGAAATACGAGTCAGCATCACTACCGTACATTTCCTCGCTACTTGAGTCTGTGGCGCCGCATATTTCAAGCTCGATTTCCAAGAGGACACACCCCCTTTTCCCAGCGACGGACCTGAACGAGCTTATCCTGGACGGTATGGATAACGACCAGCTATGGCAGCAGCTTGAGTTGCGCTCGGGAAAATTGGGCCGCGTACTGGACACAGTGATGAGCTCCGGTATGGAAATGGACAGTGAAGACGAGGAAGGGACGTGCGATACCAACTCAATGTCTACAAACGATGCGGATAACGATGCAGATGACGATGAGGGCTGGGAAGATGCAAGTGAAGATGCGGAGGAGGGGTTTGCAGGTGCCTCGGACCTGAGCGATGTGGATCCTGATGAGCTCATTTACGAGCCACTGCACAGTgaggagcagcagcagcatgtGAAGCAGGTGaaggagcgcgaagagctTATGCGCATGTATGGAATTCGGGGCCCCGTTCCCGGCGACCAGGATCTTATTGATTTGCTGGACGACGAGCAAGGCTCGAGCCGCGGCCGAAAGCCCAAGCATCCGTCATTGGACGACGATTTCTTCTCCATTGACGAATTCAACAGGTTGACGGAGCAGGATGAACGTGGTGAAAATGCGGCGGAACCTGGCCTGGACTTGTTTACGCCGGTGAATGTGGAAGCagaagaggaagacgaggaggaagatTCCGGCGATCCAGCGCATATGAGCGGTACAGATATCCATTACAGCGACTTTTTTGAGCCGCCAAAAgaggccaagcgccgcacgggGAAGAGCAGGCCGCCAGTAGCCCATCCAGAGGTCCCTGTGTGCAAGCACCGTGTGCGGTTTAATGAGCAAGTGCGTGTCCGTCCCATTAAAAAGTGTTCTCAACGACAAACCGCTGGTTTGCTGATGTCACCGCCGGATGGCGGGTGGGAGAAGGATGCATCGCACAAAGACGAAATCGAGGTTGAAGACGCGGTCTCGGGCATGCCGGAGGAGAACAGCGAGTCTTgggacgaggaagaggaagaggaggtggaagaagaggaggaagaagaggaagaggaagaggaggaagaagaggaagaggaagaggaagaggagggCGACGGGATGGACGTTGACGAATCTGATACCTTTGAAACcgaagaagaaaaagaagcgcacaTGCTCCAGCGCGTATCGAACGATTTGTTTGACGACGGCCAAGATGCCGAGCTTGACGACCGTTCTACGCACGAACGtcgccttgcagcgctcaaCGAAGAAATTGCGCAGTATGAGCAAGAAAACgtgcaaaaaaaaagctGGGCGCTGATGGGCGAAGCTTccacgcgcgagcgcccTGTGAATAGCCTGCTCGAAGAGGACCTGGACTTTGAGCATACCGCCAAAGTCAAGCCGGTCGCAACAGAGGAGCGCATTGACTCGATTGAGGAGATGATCAAGCAACGCATTCTTGCGAAGCAGTACGACGACGTAATACGCCAGCAAGACATGGACACACTTCCCTTTGCGCCGTCCAAACTGCTCGAGCTGAGCGACGCGAAGAATGCCAAGAGTCTCGCGGAGCTGTACGAAGACGAGTaccgcactgcgcacggcgaaaGCGATGCTCCTCTTGCCGGAGCCGATGCAAAGCTAGCCAATGAACATACGCAGATTGGCAACGACCTTGACCGGCTTCTCAACAgcctcgatgcgctcagCAATGCACACTACACGCCAAAAGCACCGAAAGCCGCCATTACAACGATATCCAATACACCCTCTATTGCGATGGAATCCGCGCTGCCCTCGACCATGTCGACCGGCACGATGCTTGCGCCCGAAGAAGTGTATGCGGCGTCGACCCATGCGCCAGCCATGACTGGGGCCAAGAGCGAAATGGCTCCTGGAGaaaagcgcaagatgcacaaccagctgcgccaagtcaagcgcaagcgcaatgACCGGATCCGCCGTGCGGAGGACGAAATTGCGCGTAGCCGCGGCGCCCCTCTTACTAAAGGCACCAAGACGGAGAAAGACAAGGCGCTGAAAAGTCTGATGGGCAACAAAGGCGTGTCTGTCGTCGGCAAAGACAGCAAGCGCACTGGGTTCCAAGACAGGCAAGCCAAGCAAAGTATACCAGCGGGGTCGCAATGGAAATTGTAGAAGATAGCTACGACATGCCTATGTGTCTGATCTGTGTGCCCAGCACCGCCTGTGTCCGTTGCAGGATGGCAGGGGATGTATTCATATTGCATATCACGTACAACACATTGCCGAGCGGGCGCAGATGGATGCAAAAGGCATCAtcgcttgcgtgcgcgtcggcgctgggcggaCACGCTGGGTGCTCTGCCGTCTGGACATGCATCGTGCGGAGGCGTTGGAGCAGCGTGTCGGCAATGTTGGACGCATACCCCGCGTCTTGATCGACAAGCGCGATTTTCAGGACAGTGCCGAGTGCCATGACGCTTTCGACGTGTGCATACGCCgagaggcgctgcacaaactGCTTGTTCCAGAAACTCCATATTGTGGTGCTTCCCCAGTCCTCCTGGTGCTTGGCCCAGTCGCCGCGCATGTGCATTTCATCGAGGATCGCAAACGtttcgagcgcgacgctgcagccaACAGGGTGCGCCGTGTAGCTATGGCCGTGCAAGAGCGCGCGTGTTTTTTCGTCCGAGTGCGCAAACGTGTCAAAGATGCTGGACGATGCAAGTGTCGCTGAGAGCGGCACGAGGCCGCCCGAGAGGATCTTGGCGTAGCATGCGATATCCGGGCTTGTGCCCAGCAcgtctgcggcgctggggATGCCGATGCGAAAGAGCCCGGTAAAGATCTCGTCGTAGATCACCGGAAGGCCTTGCCACTGCGACGGCGTGCGGGAAACATGTTTGCCGCCAAACAAGGCtgcctgctcgcgcaccacGTCGACCAAGCACCGCTGGAAAAGGGGATCTACAAACAACATTCCGCCTGCCCCCATGACGAGCGGCTCGAGGACCAAGGCGCCAAAGCGGCGCCCTTCGTCGCGGACCAGCCGCGTGAGAGTTgtgtgcagcatcgcgcggtAGTTTTCGTacagctcgccgtgctgcatgcgACGAGTGACGTCGTACGCCTCCTGCATCGAGTCGAACGTGGCGAGGTGTATTTCATCGCGCGCTGTATCGCGCTCCCAGTGCGCCCAGTCGCGATTGGGGCGCACAATGACGTGGACCTTTCCGTGCTTGACACGCAGAGTGGGCGGTGCAAGCCAGTAGCCCCGTCCCTTGTACCACGCCACATGGTCGCTGTACACACTCGGCTCGCACGCATCCATTACGCCGATCGTATCGCCGTGGTAGCTGCCTTGCAAGCCGAGTACTTGCCATTCCCTATCCTCGCCCTCGCCCTCGGCATAGCGGCGCACCGACGACTGGATCGCCATCTTGAGCGCGACTTCCATAGCCGTGCTCCCATCGTCGCTAAAAAACACCCTGCTTGCCCATCCGTGGCCGGGCGCGCTGAAGGAGAGAGGACGCTTCCCAAGCAGCGTCTCGCtcagcgcgagcgcaggcTCGTTCGTCGCGCCTGGGAACAGCACATGGCCGTACCGCCCcgcagcgtacgccgccgccgcaccGAGCCGGGCATGACCGTGTCCCAACACCTGCGTCCACCACGAAGCGGACCCAtcgagcgcaggcgcgaGCAGCGACGTTTGCGGTGTGTTGTTGTGCACCGCAAAGAAATCGCCGTAGGCGCTGTCGATGACCATCACGTCCTCGTCCGTGTACCGCCCGTGCTGGGTGAATGGCCACCAGCACACCTCGCGCGTTTTGCTTGCCATGGTAGAAAGGCGGGCGAGACGtttggcgtgcgctgcgcgcaaatgccgcACGACATCGAGCATGCtcgtgccgctgccgtCCTCGCGGCCATGGACGAGGCCTATGTAGTAGTCACGCATCCGTGCATGGTCCTCCTCGTCGCACACGGCACGtaccggcggcgcgccccAGCCGTCTCCGTTGGGCCCGCCGAGAGCAAAGACGGGAATTGCGTACTCCTCGGCCAAGAGCGATTGCAGATACGCATCGTTTTGGTACCGCTGCGAAGGGAACATGAGCACAGCCTCGACATCGTACCCACGCATCCGCAGACTCTCCAgcgcggagcgcgtcgtACTGATGCCTCCCAGTTTGCTGGAGCCGACAAGGACGACGGGCAGGCGCAGTGGGCGCAAAAGGTCCGCCTGGGACGACccgctcggcgcgggcgaGTTGACACCGCCTGCGGTCTCGATGATCGCAGCCGCTGGCacagatgcgcgcgcctgctgcagcagccaggcgccgatgccgctCACAATCtgtgcgtcgtgcgcgtcgtgcggcaGTGTCCCAGCCTTCTGCACAGACGCGAGATGCGGCGAGACTGGCTCTGCAAACTGGAGCATCGTCGAGCTGTGCACCCACGGCGCATACTGCTGCAGATGCCCCGCATCCATCTCGTGCGGGGGCCCGGTCGAGACGGGTTTCAAGTACGCGACGCGTTctgcatctgcgcgcggcgcaagcgtgcgcggtCCCCGCACGCTCGCGTCAGCGGAGCACAGAGTGCCTGCAAGTGCATATCCCGTCGAAAAGATCGTCTTGCCTACCTCTGTATCCGCGCCAAACACCTGGTGCGCACGCATCCCCGCAAATagctgcgccatggcgtctggcaagcgcgccacgccACGTGGCGTTAAaaacacgcgcgcgtcccTCGTTTGTTTTCGCACTCGCGGCATGTCTGGAGagcaagccgcgcgtgtCGCGGCGTATGCCAATGCCGACGCGACGAATAACAGCATCTCTCCTACGCAGGATGTGCTACAGTCGTATTTGAATGATGCCGCTGTGGCGCATGAGAGCAATGCACCGGCGCCTGCGCTTCCCGAGACGTGGAACATGTCGTTCCAGACGATAggcaggagcgcgacggtgcTTGGCAAGCACCGCGATACGACTGAGtttgacgatgcgccgcgcccccGCCGCATGCCTTCTGCTGGCGTTCTGAGCGACGTGTCGCCGCGCCCATTGTACCACGGCGTGAGTATCCAAGCGTGGAATGCGTCCACGGATGCGGCAGACGTGCGGACCGAGCCGTTCGACTCTCTCTCACCCATATCCTCGCACATCGGCAGCGTGGCGAATACGCCAAATATCGCGGCCggtgcgctggagcgcatggGGCGCCCTTTTTCTGCGTTTGCGTCGCCcaacagcagcgcgacgatgcagtCGGCGCAAGATGCGCGAGAATACTTTACGCAGACCAGCGGCTCAGAGGCTGGCTCGCCGCCCATCGCTGCTGGCGCGTCGACATTCAagccgcgcagcggcgcgttcGTCGAAGAGTTttccagcagcagcggctcAACGCGCGAAACACACCGCGTAAAGCACTACGACGGATTTGTCCTTCCCGCGATGCACATGGACGAGTTTATGCGCCATTCACCGATCccttcgcgctcctcgcaCAGCCGGCAGTCGGACTCGTTCAAgagtgcgcgccgcgagtCGCCGTTTGCCCAAGGCACGATgccgacgcagcgcgcgagcgaaTTCCGCGTCGCCCCCCAAAAGTTTGCCGACCCCATCGAGCCGCGCTTTGAGGAGCTGCAGGAGGAGATGGAGACGATCGACGAAGCGCCCACTCCACCGCGCGTGCCCGCAGCTtcgatggcgcgcgccgacacCCACGACGGCACGCAGGCGTCGGCGATGGCGTCTGTGCTTGACGAGTACGCCAACCAAAGCCCACcggcggagcgcgacgccagtcctgcgccgccgctcgccaCCTGGACCTTTGCTGCAGAGCCCGGCGTTGATTCGCCGAATTTGCACGACCGCATGGCCTACCTGCGCAACCTCGGCTTCCAAGTCGAGCGCACAGAGTGGGAGACGAGCGCTGATATGAAtccgcccatgccgcagcCTGCCGGGGAGCCAGCCACACTGCTcagcgtcgaggcgctcaacATCCAAAAGCCGCAGACTGCCGAGGTCggcagcagctggagcgACGCCGAATCGCCGGCGCGCTTAGCGCAGGGGAACCGGAACGTCAGCGGCGTCTCTTTTCTCTATTCGCCACACacagcagcggcgatgggcagcggcggcgtgccgccgccttTGATGCGCCCCCAAGAGTCGCTCGAGCAGGTATTGACGCCCGCGCTCCCGCAGCACCACACGTCAGACTGGGCGACGACCGGCGATATAAGCGCGCAGTCCGTTGTTCAAGGCCCACTGGAGGCGCCCAAAGGCGTCTTGTCTATGCTTGCCTCGCCCGTTCACACCACGCACCAGACGAAACGCATGTCTGGCCTCCAGGCCCCCATGGCGCAGCTGTTTGGCGACGCACCGCTTGCcacgccagcgccagcgccgcggccgcccTCCGTGCTTGACCAGGCGAGCGCGCCCTTAACAGCGCCTCCTGTCGAGGCACCCCCTTCCACCTTTGTCGGCCTCCAGCCAGCCGTGTCTTTTGCGGATACATCGCTGAGTATGCTGGGCCAAGCCGTTGACGACAGGAGCGCCTCGAAGCTCGGGGCGTATTTTGACTTGTCcctgcagcgcgtccaAACGGATTGGGATTCGGGCATCCAAGTGCATCCCCACACCACACCCGGATCCCAGGCGCCCGTTGTTGCAGGGAGAAATTCTGCGCCTCCAGTGGATCCTGGCGATCTTTTCCGGAACAGTGTGCTGCCACGCATGGCACAAGCGATTAAATCTCCCGTCGAATCGATGCAGGAGTTTACCTATATTTTGGACGACCGTGCCGAGCTACGGACGCCTGCGCTGGGCATGCACGAGAGACAGGCGGACCTTTCCACCGCGCCTTTTCTTCCTCCCCTCGACCCCCTCATTcccgacgagcgcgaggtGTTGGGCGTGCCGCCGGTGCCAGAGGCAGCTacgcaaggcgcgtggTCGTACCAGGATCGTGTCGTGGGCCTCTTTACCGAATTTGCTATGGAGCAGCCCAGTACCGCACTCCCGATCGATTTTGTCACCAAGCCCAACTCGGTCCTCTCTCGCGGCCGTCCGGTGAAGAAGACAGACAAGGCGTCGCAGCCCGTCTTTTACGCGAGCCTTGCAGAGACACGCCACCGCCGTGCAGAGCCCATGTATGCATACACGCCCCAGGTCACGAAACCCCCGTTCCAGATGTGGAACTTTGAGGAGGACGACAAGGACATGGAGGAGGTGCACAAGCCAACGCGCAAACCGCCTGTGACGAAAACGGAGCCCTCGCCGCAGTttgccgcgcatggcgcggcaggcgcgcctCCCGAACCGcaggcgaagcgcacgttTGCCTCGCGAAAGATGCATACCAAGTACCATGCCGACGAGCCCGGCACGATCCCCGCCAAGCGTGGCCCATGGTtctggcggcgcggcaatgcTGCTGGAAAAGAGGTGCACTccgaggcgcgcacgagcgAGTCTACGTGGTACGACGCTACCGAGGACCGGCaattgcgcggcacgcccaGCCCACGCAAGTCCAGCTCCACGACCCACACAAGaaagcatgcgcggcgcaccgcccCTCCCAATTTCGAGCCGTCGCAGCCCGGAAAGTACTACTTGGCCAACACCGTGTCTCTTCCCACGCTCAAcattgcacgcacgccagaacagcgcgcgcggaacgAGACGGGCATTCCCGAGACGGAGCCCGCTTTGATCCAGTCACTCCTTGCTGCAccgtcgagctcgacggtgcgtgcgcgtgcaggcatCATCAAGACAATTCCCTATGCAGAAGACGCTGTTCCCCCTGTAGGCCAAGTGCTGGTTGCAGAAGAGCGCAAGATTCTGATGCGCCCCGCGATGTAGGCTATGTAGCTTTAAGgattcgcgcgcaatggcaTCAACCTACCTGgaatcgcgcgcaatggcaTACACTAGCTAGATTCCGCGCAATAGCATACACTACCTGGAATCGCCCCGCGCAGAGAGCTTGTTGAGCAGTTCCTCCGCCATGGGCGACATGTCTGTCCCGGCGAGCACCACCTTCTGCAGGTATTCGTACGCGCGCTTCACATCGCCCTGTTCTACGCGCGTGCTGGACTCGTCGGCACGCTCCTTGGCGCGGAAGAGCTTGCCTTGAAGCTCGCCCATCTCAAACTGCGCGGCAATGACGTAGCTCactgcaaagcgcgcgacgaggccaGCGTCGACGCGGTCCATGGCGCGGTCGACGACCTGAACAAGAAGGCGGTGGAACATGGTGGTGTTGAGCGTATCGCCCTGGCGCTCGTACAAGTCGATGATCCGCGAGATGGCATCCACCGATTCCATCTGGGTGAGAGGGCATGTGAGATGCCGCTTGAAGCAGGCAATCGCATCGCCGTTCCGCCCCAGCCGGTCGTAGCACACGCCGAGCGACGCCCACATGCGCGCATCATAGGGGCGGATGGCTGCGCATTTTTGGTAGTAGTGGATCGCGTACGACCACGCCTCGTTCAGCTCGTACACCTGCCCCAAGCCGTGCCACGGGCGGTAGTCCTGGGGGTTgatttccagcgcgcggcggtacatttccgccgctgcgtggctGTTTTTTAGCTCCAAGTACTCGTGCCCAAGCAGGATCCAGGCCGCGACATAGTCACggtcgaggcgcagcgcgcgcttgaaCGATTCAATCGCGCGGAAGtggtcgctgcgctggtTGTAGTAGTTGCCGATGAGGCAGCACACTTCGGGGCGGTCCTTGCCGATCTTGGCAAActgctggacgagctgcgcaagtgcaccGGCGTGGTCCAACACGTAGAGCGTGTTGGAGTACTCGCTGATGCCATCCATGCGAAACGGatcgagctggagcgcttGCTGGAAGGTATCGGCTGCCTCttcgagctgctgctgcaggtAGAGAGACTGGGCTTTGGAGGTGATCAGGTAGGTAGAGCCGGGAAAGTGGtgcaggagcgcatcgatgcgcgcgaggtTCGCCGCGTCAGCCtgcgtcgcttggcgcgacgcgtacTCGATGAAAAAGACACTCATGAACGAGTTGGGAAGCAGGTCCATGatctgctcgagctcggcgttCGTATTGTCGAGTGTGCGCCCAAGCTCTTGCCATGCGCTCCAATTGTAggcaaaagcgcgcacaCTGGTGAGCAGGCAGTCCATcgcctcgacgcgcttgtgGAGGCGCCGGAGAAGGACGCCTTTGAGAAAGAGGAGGAACGGGTCCTCGGTGtgcacgagcggcgcaaggaggGGCACAAGCGAGGGTGTGTtgggcgcaggcgcgccagTGCCTTGCGCGTTTTTTGCGTacgccagcggcggcagcagctCCTGTTCGTCCTGGTCGCGCTCAAAGATGAGGAAGCGCGCGTAGAGCTGGAGGAAACGCGCCTTCTCAGAGAGCACTGCTTCTCGCTCAAGCAGCCATGCGCATTGGTCGTACTGGCGCTGGTCAAAGCACGATTTCGCGAATGCATACGTTTCCGCTTCCTCATAGGGTATCGTTGTTTGGTCCGCAAAGGTATaggtgcgcggcgcgagcggcgaAGAAAGCTTGGTTTGGTCAAATCGTACATGGTGCGCTGTGTGTGGCGGCACCGGCGATCGCACTCCGCTCGAAGGACTCGCAAGGTCCGCTGGCGAAGGACGCCAGggccacgctgcgccgtccgACACCGTCCGACTCGTGCTCTGGTGCTCGCTCCACGCCGGCGAACGCACATTGAGCGCAGGCGTGGAATGCGTGGGAAAGGTGCCCCCTTCCTTGCTCCGGGGCGTGCTCGCTACAGGCACGCTGCTCCGCGGGATACTATGCAGCAATTCGAGCGCCCTGTGGTAAGCTTCTTGCGCACGTACCAGTGCGATGCAGCACTCAAGCCGCGCTCCGAGAGGTGGCGCGTTGCTTCACGTagtgccgcacgcgccttCCCAGACGTCAAATCATCCAAGGCctccagcgcgtcgaaCCGCGCCATTGTGTCGGCAAGAAGGCGTGTTGTGTTGCCAcgtgcttttgcgcgtcttggcgACCTTGTAGCGCCATGGCCACGTTTCAGTcggagcaggcgcaaggCAAGCTGCTGTCCAGGTTTCACATGCCTTCGAAGCGCAAGGTGCCGGGCGAgagcagtgcgccgccgcagcctgCGCCTGAGGCGCCacccgcgccgctcgctcCGCCTACGCACGAGCCGAGCTACTTGTGCCAAtggcgcacgccgtcgaTGCGGAAGCACAAGACGTGGGAAGGCGACGCGGTGCTTGTCCTGCATGGGAACGGCACGACATGTTCGCTTCGCAGCGTGCACGacggcaagctgcttgtCACCAACGCCGCGTTTCGACGCCCAGGCGTGCGGGACGGCGACGAGCTTTACGTGGGCGGAAAGGAGATTTTAATTGAGCGCAGTATGGACCCTGTGGCAGAGCAGGAGGACGCGCCGAAGCATGTAGCCGTGAAGCGTGTGtgtcgcggcgcgacgcccgTGTCGCAGTTTTATGCACCTGCGCAAAagccaagcgacgcgccgcttgcgcgccgtatGGTCCAGgagccgcacgcgcggtaCGACGCAAACGCGCCCGGCGCGATTGTCATGACACGCCCCAACGAAGAGCACAGAGCGCTCTATGGCCGTGGAATGCCGGTGGTCGacgtcgtgctcgagcCTGCCTTGACGCGCGTTTTACGGCCCCACCAAATCGACGGCGTGCGTTTTCTGTACGAAGCGGCGATGGGCATCACTTCGCTGAAAcaaggcgatgcgctgcgcggccaagGTGCGATTCTTGCCGACGAAATGGGTCtcggcaagacgctgcaaACGATAACCTTGATCGTCACTCTCCTGCGGCAAAACTGCTATTTCTCCTCTGTCACAGCCGGCACGATTGAGAAAGCACTCGTGGTGTGTCCCCTTACGCTTGTCATGAACTGGAAACGCGAGTTTCGCAAATGGATTGGGCGCAGCTCCATTGGTGTCCTTGCCGTCGAGGGCGACGGCCGCAACGAAGTGGAGCGCTTTGTGAGCGGGCGGCAGTACCAGGTTTTGATTATTGGGTacgagcgcctgcgcagctgtgcaaaaCAGCTCGCCAAGACGACGCCACCGATTGGGCTCGTGGTGTGCGACGAGGGCCACCGGCTCAAGTCTAAAGATACCAAGACGGCCAAGTGCTTCGACCTGTTCAAGACCAGCAGGCGGATCCTGCTCACCGGCACGCCGATCCAAAACGACTTGCGCGAGTTTTATACCATGGTCGATTTTGTATACCCGGGCATGTTTGACCAGTACTCGGTGTTCAAGCGCGTGTTTGAAGACCCGATCATGCGCAGCCGAATGCCGCACGGCTCGCCAGAggccgctgcgctgggccg is a window encoding:
- the TRM6 gene encoding tRNA (adenine(58)-N(1))-methyltransferase non-catalytic subunit trm6 (EggNog:ENOG503NU3W; COG:J; BUSCO:EOG09261I0F) produces the protein MQATVHPAADTAMELQESTLVDTFTPTARDDETPPLKKMRCEPHPILDNEQLRRRTAFVPKNMPTILRLPSGVMKQVVLEPGQIVSIGKFGAFQAEDIIGRAFGPTYEIKADNKVEILRRAAAEALVESEATNENIYDDGESQLLSYEDIKAMKEAGATGREIIQRQLEANKSYDQRTVYSQSKIMKRKEAKHLQFFTPLAPDMYNVCAYNFERNPDKIRGMRPDALSQVLSFGNVQAGGRFLVVDGIGGLLTGAVLERMGGCGSVHMIHDADSPPSLELMPQFNLTPMHVDRVLRTMHWAATEPQWPLPAHMADELKKEYKTDRERNRARKKRAGIEDFIATRQQLFDGQFDGLLVASPYEPYSIIHRLAPYLAGSANIVVHSPYLQPLAEVQARLRAEHTYQVLPARTHPDMTTSANAGYILHAIRILSPDEPLAGPPQ
- a CDS encoding uncharacterized protein (EggNog:ENOG503NVKE; COG:E), with product MAQLFAGMRAHQVFGADTEVGKTIFSTGYALAGTLCSADASVRGPRTLAPRADAERVAYLKPVSTGPPHEMDAGHLQQYAPWVHSSTMLQFAEPVSPHLASVQKAGTLPHDAHDAQIVSGIGAWLLQQARASVPAAAIIETAGGVNSPAPSGSSQADLLRPLRLPVVLVGSSKLGGISTTRSALESLRMRGYDVEAVLMFPSQRYQNDAYLQSLLAEEYAIPVFALGGPNGDGWGAPPVRAVCDEEDHARMRDYYIGLVHGREDGSGTSMLDVVRHLRAAHAKRLARLSTMASKTREVCWWPFTQHGRYTDEDVMVIDSAYGDFFAVHNNTPQTSLLAPALDGSASWWTQVLGHGHARLGAAAAYAAGRYGHVLFPGATNEPALALSETLLGKRPLSFSAPGHGWASRVFFSDDGSTAMEVALKMAIQSSVRRYAEGEGEDREWQVLGLQGSYHGDTIGVMDACEPSVYSDHVAWYKGRGYWLAPPTLRVKHGKVHVIVRPNRDWAHWERDTARDEIHLATFDSMQEAYDVTRRMQHGELYENYRAMLHTTLTRLVRDEGRRFGALVLEPLVMGAGGMLFVDPLFQRCLVDVVREQAALFGGKHVSRTPSQWQGLPVIYDEIFTGLFRIGIPSAADVLGTSPDIACYAKILSGGLVPLSATLASSSIFDTFAHSDEKTRALLHGHSYTAHPVGCSVALETFAILDEMHMRGDWAKHQEDWGSTTIWSFWNKQFVQRLSAYAHVESVMALGTVLKIALVDQDAGYASNIADTLLQRLRTMHVQTAEHPACPPSADAHASDDAFCIHLRPLGNVLYVICNMNTSPAILQRTQAVLGTQIRHIGMS
- the MPP10 gene encoding U3 snoRNP protein (COG:A; BUSCO:EOG09263ROQ; EggNog:ENOG503NXG1), which encodes MIASGASEQELKDTMASAKQYFLQRKCVPLSAHIRTAVGERVDTTTQQAEQTEEAKDTEQYPPSFNTIVELIATGQGDKIKGLATGDADVRALAQTATKTLFDHGTFCHARDTNLLGVKYESASLPYISSLLESVAPHISSSISKRTHPLFPATDLNELILDGMDNDQLWQQLELRSGKLGRVLDTVMSSGMEMDSEDEEGTCDTNSMSTNDADNDADDDEGWEDASEDAEEGFAGASDLSDVDPDELIYEPLHSEEQQQHVKQVKEREELMRMYGIRGPVPGDQDLIDLLDDEQGSSRGRKPKHPSLDDDFFSIDEFNRLTEQDERGENAAEPGLDLFTPVNVEAEEEDEEEDSGDPAHMSGTDIHYSDFFEPPKEAKRRTGKSRPPVAHPEVPVCKHRVRFNEQVRVRPIKKCSQRQTAGLLMSPPDGGWEKDASHKDEIEVEDAVSGMPEENSESWDEEEEEEVEEEEEEEEEEEEEEEEEEEEEEGDGMDVDESDTFETEEEKEAHMLQRVSNDLFDDGQDAELDDRSTHERRLAALNEEIAQYEQENVQKKSWALMGEASTRERPVNSLLEEDLDFEHTAKVKPVATEERIDSIEEMIKQRILAKQYDDVIRQQDMDTLPFAPSKLLELSDAKNAKSLAELYEDEYRTAHGESDAPLAGADAKLANEHTQIGNDLDRLLNSLDALSNAHYTPKAPKAAITTISNTPSIAMESALPSTMSTGTMLAPEEVYAASTHAPAMTGAKSEMAPGEKRKMHNQLRQVKRKRNDRIRRAEDEIARSRGAPLTKGTKTEKDKALKSLMGNKGVSVVGKDSKRTGFQDRQAKQSIPAGSQWKL